In the genome of Eriocheir sinensis breed Jianghai 21 chromosome 44, ASM2467909v1, whole genome shotgun sequence, one region contains:
- the LOC126980625 gene encoding lachesin-like — protein sequence PPAEKPYFLEPISNVTVAAGRDVRLACVVDHLSNFKLAWIQRDRSAILTVGNHVITRNDRIGVSHDGHRTWYLTIKDVRPGDAGTYICQINTAVAISQTGHLSVVVPPYIKDEMSSNDVTLQEGQNVTLVCSARGSPVPSIMWRREDRSDISVNLTASKEVLGPLLHLYKVSRTDMGAYLCIASNGIPPSVSKRIDVVIMFLPTVYVPHQLVGVYLGQNVTIECYIEAWPKGLNYWKRPNGLEVLHSDNKYEVKEVEGSQKYKTRMLLTIYRVSKTDIGKYNCIANNSQGGAEQVVRVSDTGLVQPNRNTINKGGYETKENSIGKPAIPAVNWSKANEPQTPQKDEIEDHRKASQRSHSSHQQHTTKMLQNTNIDFNSLLPSPSSAPPSPRCSRAWTTLITASLASMTLLVVSNSLPQARRRFLAPFLLIGGALVLL from the exons CTCGCGTGGATACAGAGAGACAGGTCAGCCATCCTCACAGTCGGCAACCACGTCATCACCAGGAACGACCGCATCGGCGTCTCCCACGATGGCCACCGCACCTGGTACCTGACGATCAAGGACGTGAGGCCGGGCGACGCGGGGACCTACATATGCCAGATCAACACCGCAGTCGCTATCAGTCAGACGGGGCACCTTAGCGTCGTGG TGCCGCCCTACATCAAGGACGAGATGAGCAGCAACGACGTGACGCTGCAGGAGGGCCAGAACGTGACGCTCGTGTGCAGTGCTCGTGGCTCGCCCGTCCCCAGCATTATGTGGCGGCGGGAGGATCGGAGTGACATCAGCGTCAACCTCACAGCCAGCA AGGAGGTGCTCGGGCCTCTGCTTCACCTGTACAAAGTCAGCCGGACGGACATGGGCGCTTACCTGTGCATCGCCTCCAACGGCATCCCGCCCTCCGTCAGCAAGCGCATCGACGTGGTCATCATGT TCCTTCCCACCGTCTACGTGCCGCACCAGCTGGTCGGCGTGTACCTCGGCCAGAACGTCACCATTGAGTGTTACATTGAGGCGTGGCCGAAGGGACTCAACTACTGGAAGCGCCCCAACGGTCTGGAGGTCCTGCACTCCGATAACAA GTACGAGGTGAAGGAGGTCGAAGGGTCTCAGAAGTACAAGACTCGCATGCTGCTGACGATCTACCGCGTGTCCAAGACTGACATAGGGAAGTACAACTGCATCGCCAACAACAGCCAGGGCGGCGCCGAACAGGTTGTGCGCGTGTCCGATACAGGTCTCGTACAACCCAACCGCAACACCATCAACAAGGGAg GTTACGAGACGAAGGAGAACAGCATCGGCAAACCAGCTATCCCGGCAGTGAACTGGAGCAAGGCGAACG AGCCCCAGACCCCGCAGAAGGACGAGATCGAGGACCACCGGAAGGCGTCTCAGCGCAGCCACAGCTCACACCAGCAGCACACGACCAAGATGCTGCAGAACACAAACATCGACTTCAACTCCCTGCTGCCGTCACCTTCTTCAGCGCCTCCGTCACCCAGATGTTCGAGGGCTTGGACAACCCTCATAACGGCCTCCCTCGCCTCTATGACCCTCCTTGTGGTATCGAACTCACTACCGCAGGCCCGAAGGAGGTTCTTGGCGCCCTTCCTGCTCATCGGCGGCGCCCTCGTCCTCCTGTAG